One genomic region from Pseudoduganella dura encodes:
- a CDS encoding response regulator transcription factor — protein sequence MSDKPLDRHPGRLSHTVLIVDDVPENLAVLHDALDEAGFTVLVANNGPAALERAQQLVPDIILLDAMMPRMDGFEVCRRLRANIVTRAIPIVFMTGLTEPEHVVAAFDAGGTDYVTKPVRQSEVLARIGAHLQTARLMNQARSALDAFGNAMLAVTPHNGRIVWQTPLARQWMQQYFDVEDGTPGSLVSWLAGDKAAPLTVIRGASRLVFTVADMHSSEQWMIVLREESDTARVQALMALLKLTQRESEVLHWVIMGKTNRDIGDILGTSPRTVNKHLEHVFHKLGVETRTAAAALALNRMRASTPAPAELV from the coding sequence ATGTCCGACAAACCACTTGACCGCCATCCCGGCCGTCTCAGCCATACTGTCCTGATCGTCGACGACGTGCCGGAAAACCTGGCCGTGCTGCACGACGCGCTCGATGAAGCGGGCTTCACCGTCCTCGTCGCCAACAACGGCCCGGCCGCGCTGGAACGCGCGCAGCAGCTGGTACCGGACATTATCCTGCTCGATGCGATGATGCCCCGCATGGATGGCTTCGAGGTCTGCCGCCGCCTGCGTGCCAACATCGTCACGCGCGCGATCCCGATCGTGTTCATGACGGGGCTCACGGAGCCCGAGCACGTGGTGGCCGCCTTCGATGCCGGCGGCACCGATTACGTGACGAAGCCGGTGCGCCAGAGCGAGGTGCTGGCGCGCATCGGCGCCCACCTGCAGACGGCGCGGCTGATGAACCAGGCGCGCAGCGCGCTCGATGCGTTCGGCAACGCGATGCTGGCGGTGACGCCGCACAACGGCCGCATCGTGTGGCAGACGCCGCTCGCGCGGCAATGGATGCAACAATATTTTGATGTGGAAGACGGCACGCCGGGGTCGCTCGTTTCATGGCTGGCCGGCGACAAGGCCGCGCCGCTGACCGTCATCCGCGGCGCCTCGCGGCTCGTGTTCACCGTGGCGGACATGCACAGCAGCGAGCAGTGGATGATCGTGCTGCGCGAGGAATCCGATACCGCGCGCGTGCAGGCGCTGATGGCGCTGCTCAAGCTCACCCAGCGCGAGTCCGAAGTGCTGCACTGGGTGATCATGGGCAAGACCAACCGCGATATCGGCGACATCCTCGGCACCAGCCCGCGCACCGTCAACAAGCACCTGGAGCATGTGTTCCACAAGCTGGGCGTCGAAACGCGCACGGCCGCCGCCGCGCTGGCGCTGAACCGGATGCGCGCCAGCACGCCTGCGCCTGCGGAGCTTGTGTAG
- the urtE gene encoding urea ABC transporter ATP-binding subunit UrtE, giving the protein MLQVESVNQYYGSSHTLRGVSLAVEKGQCMALLGRNGVGKTTLLKCLMGVLPVARGKVTWNGRDITKLKPHQRAKAGIAYVPQGREIFARLTVEENLTMGMATLSSREAATISGEVYELFPVLKEMRHRRGGDLSGGQQQQLAIARAMLQKPGLIILDEPTEGIQPSIIKDIGRVIRLLRERGDIGILLCEQYFDFAHELADTFVVMSRGEVVASGGAEEMGGEHVRRHLAV; this is encoded by the coding sequence ATGCTGCAGGTCGAAAGTGTGAACCAGTACTACGGCTCGTCGCACACGCTGCGCGGCGTGTCGCTGGCGGTGGAGAAGGGCCAGTGCATGGCGCTGCTGGGCCGCAACGGGGTGGGCAAGACCACGCTGCTGAAATGCCTGATGGGCGTGCTGCCGGTGGCCCGCGGCAAGGTCACGTGGAACGGGCGCGACATCACGAAACTGAAACCCCACCAGCGTGCCAAAGCGGGCATCGCCTACGTGCCGCAGGGCCGCGAGATCTTCGCACGCCTCACCGTCGAGGAAAACCTGACGATGGGCATGGCCACCCTGTCGTCGCGCGAAGCCGCCACCATCAGCGGCGAAGTCTACGAGCTGTTCCCGGTGCTGAAGGAAATGCGGCACCGGCGCGGCGGCGACCTGTCCGGCGGGCAGCAGCAGCAGCTGGCGATCGCCCGCGCGATGCTGCAAAAGCCCGGGCTGATCATCCTCGACGAACCGACCGAGGGCATCCAGCCGTCGATCATCAAGGATATCGGCAGGGTGATCCGGCTGCTGCGCGAGCGGGGCGACATCGGCATCCTGCTGTGCGAGCAGTACTTCGATTTCGCGCACGAGCTGGCGGACACGTTCGTGGTGATGTCGCGCGGCGAGGTGGTGGCCAGCGGCGGGGCGGAGGAGATGGGTGGGGAACATGTGCGGCGCCACCTGGCGGTTTGA
- the urtD gene encoding urea ABC transporter ATP-binding protein UrtD: MNALKREGLDTTHGAILYLSDITVSFDGFRAINKLNLDISVGELRCIIGPNGAGKTTMMDVITGKTRPTSGTAFFGQNYDLAKMTEYEIAHAGIGRKFQRPTVFEQHTVFENLEMAMKMDKRVRPTLFARLTSEQEDKIDAILRQIRLNGQEDRLAGLLSHGQKQWLEIGMLLMQEPQLILLDEPVAGMSDAETARTAELLNELRGKHSIMVVEHDMGFVTEIAQQGKVTVLHEGSVLAEGRMDQVQADERVIDVYLGR, from the coding sequence ATGAATGCTCTCAAGCGCGAGGGGCTCGACACCACGCACGGCGCGATCCTGTACCTGAGCGACATCACCGTGTCGTTCGACGGCTTCCGCGCCATCAACAAGCTCAATCTCGACATCTCGGTGGGCGAACTGCGCTGCATCATCGGCCCGAACGGCGCCGGCAAGACCACGATGATGGATGTCATCACCGGCAAGACCCGGCCTACTTCCGGCACCGCGTTCTTCGGCCAGAACTACGACCTGGCGAAGATGACGGAATACGAGATCGCCCACGCCGGCATCGGCCGCAAGTTCCAGCGTCCCACCGTGTTCGAGCAGCATACGGTGTTTGAGAACCTGGAAATGGCGATGAAGATGGACAAGCGCGTGCGCCCCACGCTGTTTGCCCGCCTCACGTCGGAACAGGAAGACAAGATCGACGCGATCCTGCGGCAGATCCGCCTGAACGGCCAGGAAGACCGGCTGGCCGGCCTGCTGTCGCACGGCCAGAAGCAGTGGCTGGAGATCGGCATGCTGCTGATGCAGGAGCCGCAGCTGATCCTGCTCGACGAGCCGGTGGCCGGCATGTCGGACGCGGAAACGGCGCGCACGGCGGAACTGCTGAATGAACTGCGCGGCAAGCACTCGATCATGGTGGTCGAGCACGACATGGGGTTCGTGACCGAGATCGCGCAGCAGGGCAAGGTGACGGTACTGCACGAAGGCTCGGTGCTGGCCGAGGGCCGCATGGACCAGGTCCAGGCGGATGAGCGCGTCATCGACGTCTACTTGGGACGATAG
- the urtC gene encoding urea ABC transporter permease subunit UrtC, translated as MLPLLNLAFPAGHALHVSGYALGLVAKFMCFALAALALDLVWGYTGILSLGHGLFFALGAYAHGMYLMRAIGRDGVYQSHLPDFMVFLDWKEYPWYWAMTDNFWYCMLLVVLVPGVLAFVFGYFAFRSRIKGVYFSIITQALTYAAMLLFFRNDTGFGGNNGFTDFKRILGFDITAPGTRAVLYLVTLALLAGSLLLCRWIVTSRLGRVLQGVRDSESRLMFIGYDPLWFKLFVWTLSAVLCGIAGALYVPQVGIINPSEMSAANSIEMVVWVAIGGRGTLIGPIIGAFTVNGLKSWFTATFPDLWLFALGLLFILVTLFMRKGILGLLDNLKHLRRTAKSGAPAAEETSKEAA; from the coding sequence ATGCTGCCGCTGCTGAACCTGGCATTCCCGGCCGGGCATGCGCTGCATGTTTCCGGCTACGCGCTGGGCCTGGTGGCCAAGTTCATGTGCTTCGCGCTGGCGGCGCTGGCGCTCGACCTGGTGTGGGGCTACACCGGCATCCTGTCGCTGGGCCACGGCCTGTTCTTCGCGCTGGGCGCCTATGCGCACGGCATGTACCTGATGCGGGCGATCGGCCGCGATGGCGTCTACCAGAGCCACCTGCCGGACTTCATGGTGTTCCTCGACTGGAAAGAGTATCCGTGGTACTGGGCGATGACGGACAATTTCTGGTACTGCATGCTGCTGGTGGTGCTGGTGCCGGGGGTGCTGGCGTTCGTGTTCGGCTATTTCGCGTTCCGCTCACGGATCAAGGGCGTGTATTTTTCCATCATCACCCAGGCGCTGACCTACGCGGCGATGCTGCTGTTCTTCCGCAACGACACCGGTTTCGGCGGCAACAACGGCTTCACCGACTTCAAGCGCATCCTCGGCTTCGACATCACGGCGCCCGGCACCCGGGCGGTGCTGTACCTCGTCACGCTGGCGCTGCTGGCGGGCTCCCTGCTGCTGTGCCGGTGGATCGTCACGTCGCGGCTGGGCCGCGTGCTGCAGGGCGTGCGCGATTCCGAGTCACGGCTGATGTTCATCGGCTACGACCCGCTGTGGTTCAAGCTGTTCGTGTGGACGCTGTCCGCCGTGCTGTGCGGGATCGCCGGCGCGCTGTACGTGCCGCAGGTGGGCATCATCAACCCGTCCGAGATGTCGGCCGCGAACTCGATCGAGATGGTGGTGTGGGTGGCGATCGGCGGGCGCGGCACGCTGATCGGGCCGATCATCGGCGCGTTCACCGTCAACGGGTTGAAGAGCTGGTTCACCGCCACGTTCCCGGACCTGTGGCTGTTCGCCCTGGGCCTGCTGTTCATCCTCGTCACGCTGTTCATGCGCAAGGGCATCCTGGGCCTGCTGGACAACCTGAAGCACCTCCGGCGCACCGCGAAGAGCGGGGCACCGGCGGCGGAAGAAACATCGAAGGAGGCCGCATGA
- the urtB gene encoding urea ABC transporter permease subunit UrtB: MAPFLRTLAALLVLGLAALSAHAAIDPALLKPLAGDDPDARIEAVARIAALASGDARKVLQALKDDSLYATPDGGILVVTDDSAWNPATGATGPIPDGVDGVVVNNRLRGAVDGALSGMALLSPDVEQRRAAARGLLERGVAPEQLPLIEKALVVESDANIKATLRSAKAVADLHSADAATRKAAVIAMADTGTASLRPQLQAMLAKNADGTYTEPDGDLRLAAANTLNTIDGRVSRAEFVGNLFYGLSLGSVLLLAALGLAITFGLMGIINMAHGELLMIGAYTTYLVQSLFRAYFPDALDWYLVAALPSAFFVAFAVGVLLERTVIRWLYGRPLETLLATWGISLILMQAVRTVFGAQNVEVANPSWMAGGVTVLGSLVLPYSRIAIIVFAALVVAAVWLILNKTRLGLFVRAVMQNRRMADCVGVPTSRIDMMTFGLGSGIAGLGGVALSQIGNVGPDLGQAYIVDSFMVVVLGGVGQLAGTVIGALGLGEVNKFLEPVAGAVLAKIAILVFIIIFIQRRPQGMFALKGRSIE, encoded by the coding sequence ATGGCGCCCTTCCTCCGAACTCTCGCGGCACTGCTGGTGCTGGGCCTCGCGGCCCTCTCGGCCCACGCAGCGATCGACCCTGCTCTCCTGAAACCCCTGGCGGGCGACGACCCCGATGCGCGCATCGAGGCCGTCGCCCGCATCGCCGCGCTGGCCAGCGGCGATGCCCGCAAGGTGCTGCAGGCGCTGAAGGACGACAGCCTGTACGCCACGCCCGACGGCGGCATCCTCGTGGTCACCGACGACAGCGCATGGAACCCGGCCACCGGGGCCACCGGCCCGATCCCGGACGGGGTGGACGGCGTGGTCGTCAATAACCGCCTGCGCGGCGCGGTGGACGGCGCGCTGTCCGGCATGGCGCTGCTGTCGCCGGATGTGGAACAACGCCGCGCCGCCGCGCGAGGCCTGCTGGAGCGCGGCGTGGCGCCGGAGCAGTTGCCGCTGATCGAAAAGGCGCTGGTTGTCGAGTCGGACGCCAATATCAAGGCCACGCTGCGATCGGCCAAGGCCGTGGCCGACCTGCACTCGGCCGACGCGGCCACGCGCAAGGCCGCGGTGATCGCGATGGCCGATACCGGCACCGCATCGCTGCGCCCGCAACTGCAGGCGATGCTGGCGAAGAACGCCGACGGCACCTACACCGAGCCCGATGGTGACCTGCGCCTGGCCGCCGCCAACACGCTGAACACGATCGATGGCCGCGTGTCGCGTGCCGAGTTCGTCGGCAACCTGTTCTACGGCCTGTCGCTTGGCAGCGTGCTGCTGCTGGCGGCGCTCGGCCTGGCGATCACGTTCGGCCTGATGGGCATCATCAACATGGCGCACGGCGAGCTGCTGATGATCGGCGCCTACACCACCTACCTGGTGCAGTCGCTGTTCCGGGCGTATTTTCCGGATGCGCTCGACTGGTACCTGGTCGCCGCGCTGCCGTCCGCCTTCTTCGTGGCGTTCGCGGTCGGCGTGCTGCTGGAGCGCACGGTGATTCGCTGGCTGTACGGCCGCCCGCTGGAAACGCTGCTGGCCACCTGGGGCATCAGCCTGATCCTGATGCAGGCGGTACGCACCGTGTTCGGCGCGCAGAACGTGGAAGTGGCCAACCCGTCGTGGATGGCGGGCGGCGTGACGGTGCTCGGTTCGCTGGTACTGCCGTACAGCCGGATCGCCATCATCGTCTTCGCAGCGCTGGTCGTCGCCGCCGTCTGGCTGATCCTGAACAAAACGCGCCTCGGCCTGTTCGTGCGCGCCGTGATGCAGAACCGCCGCATGGCCGACTGCGTGGGCGTGCCCACCAGCCGCATCGACATGATGACGTTCGGCCTCGGCTCCGGCATCGCCGGTCTCGGCGGCGTGGCGCTGTCGCAGATCGGCAACGTGGGGCCGGACCTGGGGCAGGCCTACATCGTCGATTCGTTCATGGTGGTGGTGCTGGGCGGCGTGGGCCAGCTGGCCGGCACCGTGATCGGCGCGCTGGGCCTGGGCGAAGTCAACAAGTTCCTCGAACCCGTGGCCGGCGCCGTGCTGGCCAAGATCGCCATCCTCGTCTTCATCATCATCTTCATCCAGCGCCGGCCGCAAGGCATGTTCGCGCTGAAGGGAAGGAGCATCGAATGA
- the urtA gene encoding urea ABC transporter substrate-binding protein: MLAAGMPAHAADTIKIGILHSLSGTMAISETSLKDVALMTIDEINAKGGVMGKKLEAVVVDPASNWPLFAEKARQLVSKDKVAAVFGCWTSVSRKSVLPVFKETNSLLFYPVQYEGEELEKNVFYTGAAPNQQAIPAVEYLMSKDGGGAKRFVLLGTDYVYPRTTNKILRAFLKSKGVKDSEIQEVYTPFGHADYQTIVANIKKFSAGGKTAVISTINGDSNVPFYKELGNAGLKATDVPVVAFSVGEEELRGVDTKPLLGHLAAWNYFESVKNPANAAFVKKWKAYAVAKKLPNAGTAVTNDPMEATYVGIHMWAQAVEKAKSTDTDKVIAAMAGQTFKAPSGYTLTMDATNHHLHKPVMIGEIKGDGQFSVVWKTKEPVRAQPWSPFIQGNEGKQKL; the protein is encoded by the coding sequence ATGCTGGCCGCCGGCATGCCCGCCCACGCCGCCGACACGATCAAGATCGGCATCCTGCACTCGCTGTCCGGCACGATGGCGATCTCGGAAACGTCGCTGAAGGACGTGGCCCTGATGACCATCGACGAAATCAACGCCAAGGGCGGCGTGATGGGCAAGAAGCTCGAAGCCGTGGTCGTGGACCCGGCATCGAACTGGCCGCTGTTCGCCGAGAAGGCGCGCCAGCTGGTCTCCAAGGACAAGGTCGCGGCGGTGTTCGGCTGCTGGACATCGGTCTCGCGCAAGTCGGTGCTGCCGGTATTCAAGGAAACCAACAGCCTGCTGTTCTACCCGGTGCAGTACGAAGGCGAGGAACTGGAGAAGAACGTGTTCTACACGGGCGCGGCGCCGAACCAGCAGGCGATTCCCGCCGTGGAGTACCTGATGAGCAAGGATGGCGGCGGCGCCAAGCGCTTCGTGCTGCTCGGTACCGATTACGTGTACCCGCGCACCACCAACAAGATCCTGCGCGCCTTCCTGAAAAGCAAGGGCGTGAAGGACAGCGAGATCCAGGAAGTCTATACGCCGTTCGGCCATGCCGATTACCAGACCATCGTCGCCAACATCAAGAAATTCTCCGCCGGCGGAAAGACGGCCGTGATCTCCACCATCAACGGCGATTCCAACGTGCCGTTCTACAAGGAGCTGGGCAATGCCGGCCTGAAGGCGACCGACGTTCCGGTCGTGGCCTTCTCGGTCGGCGAGGAAGAACTGCGCGGCGTGGACACCAAGCCGCTGCTGGGCCACCTGGCCGCATGGAACTACTTCGAATCGGTGAAGAACCCTGCCAACGCCGCCTTCGTGAAGAAGTGGAAGGCCTACGCGGTGGCGAAGAAGCTGCCGAACGCCGGCACCGCGGTCACCAACGACCCGATGGAAGCGACCTATGTCGGCATCCACATGTGGGCGCAGGCGGTGGAGAAGGCCAAGTCCACCGACACCGACAAGGTGATCGCGGCGATGGCCGGCCAGACCTTCAAGGCGCCATCGGGCTACACGCTGACCATGGATGCGACGAACCACCACCTGCACAAGCCCGTGATGATCGGCGAGATCAAGGGCGACGGGCAGTTCTCGGTGGTGTGGAAAACCAAGGAGCCGGTGCGCGCCCAGCCGTGGAGCCCGTTCATCCAGGGTAACGAGGGCAAGCAGAAGCTGTAA
- a CDS encoding porin yields MKSICTGVLLATASLAASLATSDAHAGATIPFGEDKSVSVGFGMRGSYSSIENGAPDGSHANDFNLDSARIFLGASLNKNIKGMFNTEWDGDRIRVLDAAAQFAISPELNVWAGRLLSPSDRANMAGPYYSLGGGYWAGVASRYGYNGGIFRGRDDGIVVWGNVAGDKLGYSFGVFEGHTFGIGSLTDDGAKAVGLKAADKPMYAGRVQYDFWDAEPGYYGTGTYLGSKDILAIGLAGRQQKDGVLTVAGIGDYESWNVDFLMEKRLGSGGAVSVEAAYYDYDTGNVVLSEQGKAWSAGAGYIFPIGRGSLQPYVRYQKFEADTAIDTRQQDVGLNWILDGYNAQVGAAYSRTKMTGTSDQSRFVVALQLQY; encoded by the coding sequence ATGAAGTCGATCTGCACGGGAGTGCTGCTGGCCACCGCCTCGCTGGCGGCCTCACTGGCCACATCCGACGCCCACGCCGGCGCCACGATTCCATTCGGCGAGGACAAGTCGGTCAGCGTCGGGTTCGGCATGCGGGGCAGCTATTCCAGCATCGAGAACGGCGCGCCGGACGGCTCGCATGCCAACGACTTCAACCTGGACAGCGCGCGCATCTTCCTCGGCGCCTCGCTGAACAAGAACATCAAGGGCATGTTCAACACCGAGTGGGACGGCGACCGCATCCGCGTACTGGACGCGGCGGCGCAGTTCGCCATTTCCCCGGAACTGAACGTGTGGGCCGGCCGGCTGCTGTCGCCGAGCGACCGCGCCAACATGGCCGGCCCGTACTATTCGCTGGGCGGCGGCTACTGGGCCGGCGTGGCTTCGCGCTACGGCTACAACGGCGGCATCTTCCGCGGCCGCGATGACGGCATCGTCGTCTGGGGCAACGTGGCCGGCGACAAGCTGGGCTACTCGTTCGGCGTCTTCGAAGGCCACACCTTCGGCATCGGTTCGCTGACCGACGACGGGGCGAAGGCCGTGGGCCTGAAGGCCGCCGACAAGCCGATGTATGCGGGCCGCGTGCAATACGATTTCTGGGACGCCGAACCAGGCTACTACGGCACCGGCACCTACCTGGGCAGCAAGGACATCCTGGCCATCGGCCTGGCCGGCCGCCAGCAGAAGGACGGCGTGCTCACCGTGGCCGGCATCGGCGACTACGAATCCTGGAACGTCGACTTCCTGATGGAGAAGCGTCTCGGCAGCGGCGGCGCCGTCTCCGTCGAAGCGGCTTACTACGACTACGACACCGGCAACGTGGTCCTGTCCGAGCAGGGCAAGGCGTGGTCGGCCGGCGCCGGCTACATTTTCCCGATCGGCCGCGGCAGCCTGCAACCGTACGTGCGCTACCAGAAATTCGAAGCCGATACCGCCATCGACACCCGCCAGCAGGACGTGGGCCTGAACTGGATCCTCGACGGCTACAACGCCCAGGTGGGCGCGGCATATTCGCGCACAAAAATGACCGGCACATCCGACCAGTCGCGCTTCGTCGTCGCCCTCCAGCTGCAGTACTGA
- a CDS encoding MerR family transcriptional regulator yields the protein MTSTSPQPVYRSGVAARLAGLSVETLRVWERRYGVSDTQRSEHGQRLYSAEQVRRLGLLKQLVDNGHPIGTLAALPLERLEEMAGVRDVQPAAAAAVPKGPVRVALVGETLARRIAAAAGTGLDVQRVARRLDGAAAALQGTPVDVLLVELPEPDEAALPLLAAARSAAGATAVVVLYRFCASATIRALRAQDCMVARVPSEMGELAQLCRGAVSGRQLPPAERSATTVPALRFDEAALATITAAGNRLACECPRHLSDLLLMVGSFERYSAQCASRNEADAQLHQELGHAAGLARSMLETAMERLVLAEGLPLPPFPLQSSSS from the coding sequence ATGACAAGCACATCACCTCAACCGGTCTACCGCAGCGGCGTGGCCGCCCGGCTTGCGGGCCTCAGCGTGGAAACGCTGCGCGTGTGGGAACGGCGTTATGGCGTGTCGGACACGCAGCGCTCCGAGCATGGCCAGCGGCTGTATTCGGCCGAGCAGGTGCGCCGGCTCGGCCTGCTGAAGCAACTGGTGGACAATGGCCACCCGATCGGCACGCTGGCGGCGCTGCCGCTGGAGCGGCTCGAGGAAATGGCGGGCGTGCGCGATGTCCAGCCCGCGGCCGCTGCCGCGGTGCCGAAGGGGCCGGTGCGGGTGGCGCTGGTGGGCGAGACGCTGGCGCGCAGGATCGCTGCGGCCGCCGGTACCGGCCTCGACGTGCAGCGCGTGGCGAGGCGCCTCGATGGCGCCGCCGCTGCGTTGCAGGGCACGCCGGTGGATGTGCTGCTCGTCGAACTGCCCGAGCCGGATGAAGCGGCGCTGCCGCTGCTGGCAGCCGCGCGCAGCGCGGCGGGCGCCACGGCCGTGGTGGTGCTGTACCGCTTCTGCGCCAGCGCCACGATTCGTGCGCTGCGCGCCCAGGATTGCATGGTGGCACGGGTGCCGTCGGAGATGGGCGAACTGGCGCAGCTGTGCCGCGGCGCGGTATCCGGGCGGCAGTTGCCGCCGGCGGAGCGTTCCGCCACCACGGTGCCGGCGCTGCGTTTCGACGAGGCGGCGCTGGCCACGATCACCGCGGCCGGCAACCGGCTGGCCTGCGAATGCCCGCGCCACCTGTCCGACCTGCTGCTAATGGTCGGCAGCTTCGAGCGCTACAGCGCCCAATGCGCATCGCGCAACGAGGCCGATGCGCAGCTGCACCAGGAACTCGGCCATGCCGCCGGCCTGGCGCGCAGCATGCTCGAGACGGCGATGGAGCGGCTGGTGCTGGCCGAAGGCCTGCCGCTGCCGCCATTCCCGTTGCAATCCTCTTCCAGCTAG
- a CDS encoding fasciclin domain-containing protein, which produces MKKILFAATCALAFNAAHAADIVDTAKGAGTFNTLVTAVQAAGLTDTLKGPGPFTVFAPTDAAFAKIPKAKLDALLKDKAALAKVLTYHVVPGKVMAADVKPGAVKTVEGADLTVTAKGGKVMVDKANVVKTDIAADNGVIHVIDTVVMPK; this is translated from the coding sequence ATGAAAAAGATCCTGTTTGCGGCAACCTGCGCACTGGCCTTCAACGCGGCGCATGCGGCCGACATCGTCGACACCGCCAAGGGTGCAGGCACGTTCAACACGCTGGTGACGGCCGTGCAGGCCGCCGGCCTGACGGACACGCTGAAAGGCCCGGGCCCGTTCACGGTGTTCGCGCCGACCGACGCGGCTTTCGCCAAAATTCCGAAGGCGAAACTGGACGCGCTGCTGAAGGACAAGGCCGCGCTGGCCAAGGTGCTGACCTACCACGTGGTACCGGGCAAGGTGATGGCGGCGGACGTGAAGCCCGGCGCCGTGAAGACGGTCGAGGGCGCCGACCTGACCGTGACCGCGAAGGGCGGCAAGGTCATGGTCGACAAGGCCAACGTGGTGAAGACCGATATCGCGGCGGACAACGGCGTGATCCATGTGATCGATACGGTGGTGATGCCGAAGTAA